A portion of the Leptospira wolbachii serovar Codice str. CDC genome contains these proteins:
- a CDS encoding SRPBCC family protein, which translates to MSNESKETFNPELDLVLERIVEVPVELVWNAWTKPEQLMHWFTPAPWKTIDCRINLQPGGEFYTMMESPEGKHFPNNGCFLEIVPLKKLVFTDSLLPGYRPSGSSFMTAFVTMESLGNATKYKAVAKHKDPETKKQHEDMGFMDGWGTALDQLVAYTKTLPR; encoded by the coding sequence ATGAGTAACGAATCGAAAGAAACATTCAATCCCGAATTGGACTTGGTGCTCGAGAGAATTGTCGAAGTACCAGTAGAATTGGTTTGGAATGCGTGGACAAAGCCAGAACAATTAATGCACTGGTTTACGCCAGCACCTTGGAAAACCATAGATTGTAGAATCAATTTACAACCCGGTGGAGAGTTTTACACAATGATGGAATCACCAGAAGGAAAACACTTCCCGAATAACGGGTGTTTTCTAGAGATTGTTCCTTTAAAAAAACTTGTTTTTACAGATAGTTTACTTCCTGGTTATAGGCCATCGGGAAGTAGTTTTATGACTGCCTTTGTCACAATGGAAAGTTTGGGTAATGCGACCAAATATAAGGCTGTAGCAAAACACAAAGATCCTGAAACAAAAAAACAACATGAAGATATGGGTTTTATGGATGGTTGGGGCACTGCCCTAGACCAACTAGTAGCTTATACAAAAACCTTGCCAAGATAA
- a CDS encoding lysophospholipid acyltransferase family protein, with amino-acid sequence MGQLQLYVVLCYAIPIFVILFPIGLSFSYIFKITGLDKWSNRINNYLGYFWYRSFFLLTGRTLHFEQGNWDPNGNNRFLICNHTNAMEVPLIVALPYLSNSKNVKLSYLGGDIIQRYKIIPLMMHKTIVEAVIYSEKKPNFRNFKTDVLKVLKTRSIFLYPEGERTFTEEVKPFQTGVMKIAYKFNVDLDVFVVSGMMGYSDLEEYSHLKKSKTVYFHFCGSIKAKDYSTFETYLAAAETLMKDKKREIEAIERSAVPV; translated from the coding sequence ATGGGCCAACTCCAACTTTATGTTGTATTATGTTATGCAATTCCTATTTTCGTAATTCTCTTTCCTATCGGATTATCATTCTCTTACATTTTTAAAATTACGGGCCTCGATAAATGGTCCAATCGTATCAACAATTATCTTGGATATTTTTGGTATCGTTCTTTTTTCCTACTCACTGGTCGAACGTTACATTTTGAACAGGGAAATTGGGATCCCAATGGCAATAATCGTTTTTTAATTTGTAATCATACAAATGCAATGGAAGTTCCCCTCATTGTTGCACTTCCTTACTTGTCAAATTCTAAGAATGTAAAATTATCTTATTTAGGTGGGGACATCATCCAAAGATATAAAATCATTCCCTTGATGATGCACAAAACTATTGTGGAAGCCGTTATTTATTCTGAAAAAAAACCAAATTTTAGAAACTTCAAAACAGATGTGCTGAAGGTTTTAAAAACAAGGTCTATTTTTTTATATCCTGAAGGTGAGAGAACTTTTACTGAAGAAGTTAAACCCTTTCAAACAGGGGTTATGAAAATTGCTTATAAATTCAACGTGGATTTAGATGTTTTTGTTGTGAGTGGGATGATGGGTTATTCTGATCTTGAAGAATATTCCCATTTAAAAAAATCAAAAACTGTATATTTCCATTTTTGTGGATCCATCAAAGCAAAAGACTATTCAACATTTGAAACCTATTTAGCAGCTGCAGAAACTCTTATGAAAGACAAAAAGAGGGAAATTGAAGCCATAGAAAGGTCCGCTGTCCCCGTTTAG
- a CDS encoding PAS domain S-box protein, with amino-acid sequence MTLVADKSILLVEDEALLAMFEKNQLEQGGYIVTHVSNGENAIQLIIIEDKPFDLILMDIDLGRGLDGTQTATEILNHREIPVVFLSSHTEREIVKKTETITSYGYVVKNSGFTVLDASIKMAFKLFEANELTKSKKEHLETVLHSIGDGVIATDSDGKVIRMNPIAEKLTGWTHDEAVGLTISEVFRIVNVKTRSMVENPVDIVLRTNSIVGLANHTVLLAKDGAEYQISDSGSPIKDLNGDTKGVVLVFRDITAEYNVQSQIAKQANMLNNVLDAVIGTDFNHKINYWNKAAEKIYIWKAEEVIGRSVMDVLKTDYLQLTSDQVIEKVNLEGSFIGEVVKFAKDGSIRNIEINQVLLNDESDLPIGYITVGRDISERLNAMNRIRESEAKLTQIIESAMDAIISVDQSKKIILFNGAAEKMFGYESTDIIGQGLDRLIPMDFRSQHDSHIDSFSKTGVSRRAMGALGEIRGLRANGEEFPIEASISQISVKGEKLYTVILRDVSVRNLSESKIQKLLHEKENILKEIHHRVKNNMSSIFTLLTLQARSQADTSIQTILYEAAGRVKSMIVLYDKLYHSETDNTVSLQDYFPDIFNEIVSIFPKNVEVKMDILEEPIELNAKLLSSLGIILNELITNSMKHAFNETTSAEIGLRIFREGKKLYLEYSDNGVGIPESVSLEHSPGFGLQLIGMLTDQIEGKISIVRNPSTKFLLELTI; translated from the coding sequence ATGACTTTAGTCGCTGATAAATCCATTTTGCTAGTTGAAGATGAAGCCTTGCTTGCAATGTTTGAGAAAAACCAATTAGAGCAAGGGGGGTATATTGTAACCCATGTTAGCAATGGTGAAAACGCAATCCAACTGATTATTATTGAAGATAAACCATTCGACCTGATTCTTATGGACATTGATCTCGGGCGAGGATTGGATGGAACTCAAACGGCTACAGAAATACTAAACCACAGAGAAATTCCCGTAGTATTCCTCTCTTCCCATACAGAAAGAGAAATCGTAAAAAAAACAGAAACAATCACATCCTATGGATATGTAGTAAAAAACTCTGGGTTTACGGTACTTGATGCGTCTATCAAAATGGCATTCAAACTTTTTGAAGCAAACGAACTAACTAAAAGTAAAAAAGAACATCTAGAAACCGTATTGCATTCGATAGGCGATGGTGTTATTGCCACTGATAGTGATGGCAAGGTCATTCGAATGAATCCAATTGCAGAAAAACTAACTGGTTGGACACATGACGAAGCGGTTGGACTTACCATAAGCGAAGTATTCAGAATTGTGAATGTAAAAACTCGTAGTATGGTAGAAAATCCAGTAGATATAGTACTGCGAACCAATTCTATTGTAGGTCTTGCCAATCATACAGTCCTTCTTGCTAAGGATGGAGCCGAATACCAAATTTCTGATTCAGGATCTCCCATCAAAGATCTAAATGGAGATACAAAAGGAGTTGTGCTAGTCTTTCGAGATATTACAGCAGAATACAATGTCCAAAGTCAAATTGCCAAACAAGCCAATATGTTAAATAATGTATTGGATGCTGTAATCGGAACGGATTTTAATCATAAAATCAACTATTGGAATAAAGCTGCAGAAAAGATTTATATCTGGAAAGCTGAAGAAGTGATTGGGAGATCCGTTATGGATGTCCTAAAAACAGACTATCTGCAACTAACTAGCGATCAAGTAATTGAAAAAGTAAATTTGGAAGGTAGCTTTATTGGTGAAGTGGTTAAGTTTGCAAAAGATGGAAGTATTCGTAATATCGAAATCAACCAAGTACTTTTGAATGATGAAAGTGATTTACCTATTGGTTATATTACGGTCGGCAGAGATATATCTGAACGTTTGAACGCTATGAATCGTATACGTGAATCCGAGGCTAAACTCACACAAATCATTGAATCAGCAATGGATGCCATCATAAGCGTTGACCAATCTAAAAAAATTATTCTCTTTAATGGCGCTGCTGAAAAAATGTTTGGCTATGAATCTACGGACATCATCGGTCAAGGTTTGGATCGTTTGATCCCTATGGATTTCCGTAGCCAACATGACAGCCATATAGATTCCTTTTCAAAAACTGGCGTGAGTCGAAGAGCCATGGGTGCTCTGGGTGAGATCCGTGGTCTTCGTGCTAACGGAGAAGAGTTTCCAATCGAAGCATCCATTTCTCAGATTTCTGTAAAAGGTGAAAAACTATATACTGTGATTTTACGAGATGTAAGTGTTCGCAATCTTTCTGAATCCAAAATTCAGAAGTTATTACATGAAAAGGAAAATATACTCAAAGAAATCCACCATCGTGTAAAAAACAATATGAGTTCCATCTTTACTTTGTTAACTCTTCAGGCAAGATCCCAAGCCGATACTTCTATTCAGACCATTCTTTACGAGGCTGCCGGACGTGTAAAAAGTATGATTGTTTTGTATGATAAACTCTATCATTCCGAAACAGATAATACTGTGTCTTTACAAGATTATTTCCCGGATATCTTTAATGAGATCGTCAGTATTTTTCCTAAAAATGTAGAAGTGAAGATGGACATCCTCGAAGAACCAATTGAGTTAAATGCAAAACTCCTTTCTTCTTTGGGAATCATTCTGAACGAACTCATCACCAATTCAATGAAACATGCCTTTAACGAAACCACAAGTGCAGAGATTGGTTTAAGAATCTTTCGAGAAGGAAAAAAACTGTATTTAGAATACTCTGACAATGGAGTGGGAATTCCAGAATCCGTTTCTTTAGAACATTCTCCGGGATTTGGTCTGCAATTGATCGGTATGCTTACGGATCAAATCGAAGGTAAAATTAGCATCGTTAGAAATCCATCAACTAAGTTTCTTTTAGAACTGACTATTTGA